AAATCAAAAGAAAGAGGACTTGGCGGACCTAGCCTCTAAATTTGAGCAACAAATGACAAATCAGGCTCAAGAAAAAGCCAACGATTTCCTCGAATCAATCGCTGACCAACTCAATAAAACACTAGACCTTAAAACAAAGCAAGTGAATGACCTCAATCAAGCAATCATTGACACACATGAGGAACTTCAGTATCTAAAAAATGAAGTCCAGTCCGTTAAAAACGCTCAAAAGAACCAAAAATTCAAAGAAGTCTTACAAGATTTTATGTTGGTACTGGGTGCGATAATTGCCACTTTTGGCGCTCTCCTCTTGATTTTTGCCTTTTCATCATCACTATATTCTTTCGGTTGGCATAACATTTGGACGTGGGAAACATTTACACCTCACTATCAAGACCCAACAGCAATTAAAGTCATTGCAATTGTTTTTAAAATCATCTTTTCAATTGCGTGGTTTATGTTCGGTGTTTTTATCATGTTCTTGCCTTTAATGGCTTATCAGAAGTTTCTACAGGCCTTAGATTATAAATACAAAGGAATTGCTGGAAGATTGAATAAATTTTTTAATAAATAGTAAATCAATGTATCCGCAAGGGCTTGCCCGCGCCAGCCCTTTTTGGCAAAACGTTTCATTTTTTAATTAGGCACTTTTTTCAAGTCGAAAGAAGTCGTCTTTTTTGTTCTTTTTTGGAAAAAGAAATTTCTTCTTTAAAAATCGAATTTTTTCTTGGACTCTCTTTTATAATTCTTTTATAATTCTTTTAAACATCTTTTAGGGGGCTGGGGATCTGCTTAAATAAAGGGTTTGTATGTTATTTAAAGGTACATTGATGGGAGACTAAAGGTACATTGATGGGAGACTAAAGGTACATTGATGGGAGACTAAAGGTACATTGATGGGAGACTAATATTTAAAAGACATATTTAGGAGTTTGATATTCTTTGAAAGACATATTTAGGAGTTTGATATTCTTTAAAAGACATATTTAGGAGTTGCTCATAACGCTTTTATTACAACATTTAATTCTTTATAAGACACATTTAGGACTTGTTTATAAGACACATTTAGGACTTGTTTATATTATTTTTTTTTGTTAATATTTAACAAGACATTGTCTTATTAAAAGGAGTTGGAAATGACACACGAAATTGTTCAATATCACAATGATTTTAACACTGTCCCACTTCGCGGTTTTAGCGAAAGAGAAAAACGAATTGTAATGGCTTTACTTCATCAAGTCAAAAATAAAGACACTGAAATTGTCAAAATTGACTTTGATTCTCTTCGTTCTTTAACAGCGTGGAATGAAACAAAATCTCACGCCTCTAAGCAAGAATTTGTTACTTACTTAACTGGATTAAGCAAAAAAATAGGGCAACTTCAAGGCGTATTACGTAGTGAAAATGGCTTACGCAGTATTGTTTTCAATCTTTTTCCCACTTTTATTATTGATGGCGAAAAAACAAATACTCTAACTGTCAGAATCAATAGTGAATTTAAGTACCTTACAAACCTTTTTGATATGTTTACTGCCTTTGAATTGGAAGACTACAATAAAATGTCTACCAGCTATGGACAAGAACTCTATCGATTAATTAAACAGTTTAGGACAACTGGTTTCTATAGAGTAAAAATCGAAGAATTACGTCACCTTTTATCCGTTCCAGAAAAATATTCAAATGCGGACATGGATAAAAGAGTCTTTTCAAAAACAACAATAATAGACCTCACAAACGCTTTCCCAAATTTTAAAATCAAACAAGAACGAGGTAAAGGAAGAGGACGTCCAATTATCGGTTATACCTTCACTTTTGATAAAGAAAAGACCAATCAATACGAGATTGACCGCAAAAAAGAAGAACAAATTGCTCAGTTTTGGAAAACTGACGAGCCTGAACCTATGCCAACTGCAGTGTCACAAACGGAATATCAAAACCCTGAACTACGCAAACAAAAAAAAGAAACAGAAAAGCACAGCGCTGGATTCGGAGACTTGCTAAAAGGATGGTTCAAAAAATAAACTAGTTTATCATAACTTCAATTATGTTTATATATTTTTATTGTTTTTGTTAGATTTAAATGTTAAGATAATTTTATAAAATAAGAAAGAGGTTACATATGAATTCATCAATTTCACGAGCAACAATTAGAAACAAAAGCAAGAAGCAAAAAATAGTAGCATTCGCTATTGTTTCACTATTAATTTCAGGTACAGCAGTTTCAGCTGCACAAACTTTCGTTCCAGGAGGTTGGAATAATGTTTATTCTGATCGTTTCAACCCCTCAATTAGCCAGTCAACTGGATATGATAATGCAAAAATTAATAAATGGCACTCAAGCTGGGTTAAAATTGGAAGCCGAAGAGGTGACAGCGGGAATGCTTCAGCTAATCAAATTTCCTATGCTAAAGTTGTTGGTGCTTGGAATGGTAGTTTGTCAGGTTGGTATCAAGCTTGGTAAGGAGTTCTAATGAATAGAGTTACTAAATTGTTACTATTAATTCTATTTACTGTTATTTCTTTTTCTTCTGCAAACATGATTAAAAACAATCTCATAGATTCCAAAATAAAAAAGAATTATGAGCCAAGTGAGTTATCAAAGATACAGCTTCCTACAAATGTAAAATACGATAACAATCTTATATCACAAGTGAAAGATGTATCAGAGGCTACTGATACATCTTTCACTTTTAGAGTAACTTATGTTGCAAGTAAAAATGACGGTAAAGGAAATGTTGATTTTATTAAACCTATAAACCGCGTGATGTTTTTTCATACAAAACCTCTCCCCAAAGAAGATAAAGTGTTTGTAACTCATGGATTTGAGTACGTTTTTTTGAATTTTCCATTATCAAAAATTACATCTGTTCAACTAAAAAATAGTGATATATATATCACTAATAAAAATAAATCTAAAGGGCTTAAAAAACTTGCAGACCTAATAAATAAAAAATATGGATTA
This genomic window from Lactococcus sp. S-13 contains:
- a CDS encoding replication initiation protein, with translation MTHEIVQYHNDFNTVPLRGFSEREKRIVMALLHQVKNKDTEIVKIDFDSLRSLTAWNETKSHASKQEFVTYLTGLSKKIGQLQGVLRSENGLRSIVFNLFPTFIIDGEKTNTLTVRINSEFKYLTNLFDMFTAFELEDYNKMSTSYGQELYRLIKQFRTTGFYRVKIEELRHLLSVPEKYSNADMDKRVFSKTTIIDLTNAFPNFKIKQERGKGRGRPIIGYTFTFDKEKTNQYEIDRKKEEQIAQFWKTDEPEPMPTAVSQTEYQNPELRKQKKETEKHSAGFGDLLKGWFKK
- a CDS encoding coiled-coil domain-containing protein, producing the protein NQKKEDLADLASKFEQQMTNQAQEKANDFLESIADQLNKTLDLKTKQVNDLNQAIIDTHEELQYLKNEVQSVKNAQKNQKFKEVLQDFMLVLGAIIATFGALLLIFAFSSSLYSFGWHNIWTWETFTPHYQDPTAIKVIAIVFKIIFSIAWFMFGVFIMFLPLMAYQKFLQALDYKYKGIAGRLNKFFNK